A genomic stretch from Kogia breviceps isolate mKogBre1 chromosome 1, mKogBre1 haplotype 1, whole genome shotgun sequence includes:
- the TMOD4 gene encoding tropomodulin-4 isoform X4, with protein sequence MSSYQKELEKYRDIDEDEILRTLSPEELEQLDCELQDMDPENMLLPAGLRQRDQTKKSPTGPLDREALLQYLEQQALEVKERDDLVPYTGEKKAILGMYTLMSNKQYYDAICSGEICNTEGISSVVQPDKYKPVPDEPPNPTNIEEILKSVRSNDKELEEVNLNNIQDIPIPMLTELCEAMKTNTHVRSFSLVATRSGDPVASAVADMLRENRSLQSLNIESNFISSTGLMAVLKAVRENATLTELRVDNQRQWPGDTVEMEMATVLEQCPSIVRFGYHFTQQGPRTRAAQAMTRNNELRRQQKKR encoded by the exons ATGTCATCGTATCAGAAGGAACTGGAGAAATACAGAGACATAGATGAAGATGAGATCCTGAGGACCTTGAGCCCTGAGGAGCTAGAGCAGCTGGACTGCGAACTACAGGACATGGACCCCGAG AACATGCTCCTGCCAGCTGGACTAAGACAACGTGACCAGACAAAGAAGAGCCCAACGGGGCCGCTGGACCGAGAGGCCCTTTTGCAGTACCTGGAACAGCAGGCACTAGAGGTCAAAGAGCGTGATGACTTGGTTCCCTACACAGGCGAGAAGAAGG CCATTCTGGGCATGTACACACTGATGAGCAACAAGCAATACTATGATGCTATCTGCAGCGGAGAAATCTGCAACACTGAAGGCATTAGCA GTGTGGTGCAGCCTGACAAGTATAAGCCAGTGCCAGATGAGCCCCCAAATCCCACAAACATCGAGGAGATACTGAAGAGTGTTCGAAGCAATGACAAGGAGCTGGAGGAGGTGAACCTCAATAATATCCAG GACATCCCGATACCCATGCTAACTGAGCTGTGTGAAGCAATGAAGACAAATACCCATGTCCGGAGCTTCAGTCTGGTGGCCACAAGGAGTGGTGACCCCGTTGCCAGT GCGGTGGCTGACATGTTGCGTGAGAATCGTAGCCTCCAGAGCCTGAACATTGAATCCAACTTCATTAGCAGCACAGGGCTCATGGCTGTGCTGAAGGCAGTTCGGGAAAACGCCACACTCACTGAGCTCCGCGTAGACAACCAG CGCCAGTGGCCTGGCGACacagtggagatggagatggcCACCGTGCTTGAACAGTGCCCCTCCATTGTCCGCTTTGGCTACCACTTTACACAGCAGGGGCCACGAACTCGGGCAGCCCAGGCCATGACCCGGAACAATGAACTGC GTCGCCAGCAAAAGAAGAGATAA
- the VPS72 gene encoding vacuolar protein sorting-associated protein 72 homolog isoform X2, producing MSLAGGRAPRKTAGNRLSGLLEAEEEDEFYQTTYGGFTEESGDDEYQGDQSDTEDEVDSDFDIDEGDEPSSDGEAEEPRRKRRVVTKAYKEPLKSLRPRKVSTPAGSSQKTREEKALLPLELQDDGSDSRKSMRQSTAEHTRQTFLRVQERQGQSRRRKGPHCERPLTQEELLREAKITEELNLRSLETYERLEADKKKQVHKKRKCPGPIITYHSVTVPLVGEPGPKEENVDVEGFCSDSPCWDWTRHPSCSLLTYLHHF from the exons ATGAGCTTGGCTGGGGGCCGGGCCCCCCGGAAGACCGCGGGGAACCGACTTTCTGGGCTcctggaggcagaggaggaagatgagTTCTACCAGACGACTTATGGGGGTTTCACAGAG GAATCAGGAGATGATGAGTATCAAGGAGACCAGTCAGACACAGAGGATGAGGTGGACTCTGACTTCGACATCGACGAAGGGGATGAGCCATCCAGTGATGGAGAAGCAGAAGAGCCAAGAAGGAAGCGCCGAGTAGTCACCAAAGCATATAAG GAGCCTCTGAAGAGCTTGAGGCCTCGAAAGGTCAGCACCCCAGCTGGTAGCTCTCAGAAGACCCGAGAAGAGAAGGCGCTGCTTCCACTAGAACTACAGGATGATGGCTCTGACA GTCGGAAGTCCATGCGGCAATCTACAGCTGAGCACACACGACAAACATTCCTTCGGGTACAAGAGAGGCAAGGCCAGTCACGGCGGCGAAAGGGGCCCCACTGTGAGCGGCCACTGACCCAGGAGGAGCTGCTCAGAGAGGCCAAGATCACAGAAGAGCTCAACTTACGTTCACTGG AGACATATGAGCGGCTTGAGGCTGACAAAAAGAAGCAGGTCCACAAGAAGCGGAAGTGCCCTGGGCCCATAATCACCTACCATTCAGTGACGGTGCCACTAGTTGGGGAGCCAGGCCCTAAAGAAGAGAATGTCGACGTAGAAGG CTTCTGCAGTGACTCCCCGTGCTGGGACTGGACCCGTCATCCCTCCTGCTCGCTGCTCACGTACCTTCATCACTTTTAG
- the TMOD4 gene encoding tropomodulin-4 isoform X1, which yields MSSYQKELEKYRDIDEDEILRTLSPEELEQLDCELQDMDPEVGALAQGTRGSPQAFGKGVGPWVTETRAIYRDWSPKRVRGMVSGDVLGSLGGAPGQRGGLTCSPKLIPKNMLLPAGLRQRDQTKKSPTGPLDREALLQYLEQQALEVKERDDLVPYTGEKKGKPYIQPKREIPVQEQVTLEPELEEALANATDAEMCDIAAILGMYTLMSNKQYYDAICSGEICNTEGISSVVQPDKYKPVPDEPPNPTNIEEILKSVRSNDKELEEVNLNNIQDIPIPMLTELCEAMKTNTHVRSFSLVATRSGDPVASAVADMLRENRSLQSLNIESNFISSTGLMAVLKAVRENATLTELRVDNQRQWPGDTVEMEMATVLEQCPSIVRFGYHFTQQGPRTRAAQAMTRNNELRRQQKKR from the exons ATGTCATCGTATCAGAAGGAACTGGAGAAATACAGAGACATAGATGAAGATGAGATCCTGAGGACCTTGAGCCCTGAGGAGCTAGAGCAGCTGGACTGCGAACTACAGGACATGGACCCCGAGGTAGGGGCTCTAGCACAGGGTACCAGGGGCAGCCCCCAGGCATTTGGGAAGGGTGTGGGGCCCTGGGTGACTGAGACCAGGGCTATCTACAGGGACTGGAGTCCCAAGAGGGTCAGGGGAATGGTGTCTGGAGATGTTTTAGGGAGCCTTGGAGGTGCCCCAGGTCAGAGAGGAGGTCTGACTTGCTCCCCAAAACTCATCCCTAAGAACATGCTCCTGCCAGCTGGACTAAGACAACGTGACCAGACAAAGAAGAGCCCAACGGGGCCGCTGGACCGAGAGGCCCTTTTGCAGTACCTGGAACAGCAGGCACTAGAGGTCAAAGAGCGTGATGACTTGGTTCCCTACACAGGCGAGAAGAAGG GGAAACCCTATATTCAGCCCAAGAGAGAAATTCCAGTCCAGGAGCAGGTCACTCTGGAGCCTGAGCTGGAGGAGGCACTGGCCAACGCCACAGATGCTGAGATGTGTGATATAGCAG CCATTCTGGGCATGTACACACTGATGAGCAACAAGCAATACTATGATGCTATCTGCAGCGGAGAAATCTGCAACACTGAAGGCATTAGCA GTGTGGTGCAGCCTGACAAGTATAAGCCAGTGCCAGATGAGCCCCCAAATCCCACAAACATCGAGGAGATACTGAAGAGTGTTCGAAGCAATGACAAGGAGCTGGAGGAGGTGAACCTCAATAATATCCAG GACATCCCGATACCCATGCTAACTGAGCTGTGTGAAGCAATGAAGACAAATACCCATGTCCGGAGCTTCAGTCTGGTGGCCACAAGGAGTGGTGACCCCGTTGCCAGT GCGGTGGCTGACATGTTGCGTGAGAATCGTAGCCTCCAGAGCCTGAACATTGAATCCAACTTCATTAGCAGCACAGGGCTCATGGCTGTGCTGAAGGCAGTTCGGGAAAACGCCACACTCACTGAGCTCCGCGTAGACAACCAG CGCCAGTGGCCTGGCGACacagtggagatggagatggcCACCGTGCTTGAACAGTGCCCCTCCATTGTCCGCTTTGGCTACCACTTTACACAGCAGGGGCCACGAACTCGGGCAGCCCAGGCCATGACCCGGAACAATGAACTGC GTCGCCAGCAAAAGAAGAGATAA
- the TMOD4 gene encoding tropomodulin-4 isoform X3, with protein sequence MSSYQKELEKYRDIDEDEILRTLSPEELEQLDCELQDMDPENMLLPAGLRQRDQTKKSPTGPLDREALLQYLEQQALEVKERDDLVPYTGEKKGKPYIQPKREIPVQEQVTLEPELEEALANATDAEMCDIAAILGMYTLMSNKQYYDAICSGEICNTEGISSVVQPDKYKPVPDEPPNPTNIEEILKSVRSNDKELEEVNLNNIQDIPIPMLTELCEAMKTNTHVRSFSLVATRSGDPVASAVADMLRENRSLQSLNIESNFISSTGLMAVLKAVRENATLTELRVDNQVASKRRDNTTLSSTNENSEP encoded by the exons ATGTCATCGTATCAGAAGGAACTGGAGAAATACAGAGACATAGATGAAGATGAGATCCTGAGGACCTTGAGCCCTGAGGAGCTAGAGCAGCTGGACTGCGAACTACAGGACATGGACCCCGAG AACATGCTCCTGCCAGCTGGACTAAGACAACGTGACCAGACAAAGAAGAGCCCAACGGGGCCGCTGGACCGAGAGGCCCTTTTGCAGTACCTGGAACAGCAGGCACTAGAGGTCAAAGAGCGTGATGACTTGGTTCCCTACACAGGCGAGAAGAAGG GGAAACCCTATATTCAGCCCAAGAGAGAAATTCCAGTCCAGGAGCAGGTCACTCTGGAGCCTGAGCTGGAGGAGGCACTGGCCAACGCCACAGATGCTGAGATGTGTGATATAGCAG CCATTCTGGGCATGTACACACTGATGAGCAACAAGCAATACTATGATGCTATCTGCAGCGGAGAAATCTGCAACACTGAAGGCATTAGCA GTGTGGTGCAGCCTGACAAGTATAAGCCAGTGCCAGATGAGCCCCCAAATCCCACAAACATCGAGGAGATACTGAAGAGTGTTCGAAGCAATGACAAGGAGCTGGAGGAGGTGAACCTCAATAATATCCAG GACATCCCGATACCCATGCTAACTGAGCTGTGTGAAGCAATGAAGACAAATACCCATGTCCGGAGCTTCAGTCTGGTGGCCACAAGGAGTGGTGACCCCGTTGCCAGT GCGGTGGCTGACATGTTGCGTGAGAATCGTAGCCTCCAGAGCCTGAACATTGAATCCAACTTCATTAGCAGCACAGGGCTCATGGCTGTGCTGAAGGCAGTTCGGGAAAACGCCACACTCACTGAGCTCCGCGTAGACAACCAG GTCGCCAGCAAAAGAAGAGATAACACGACCCTTTCCTCTACCAACGAGAACTCAGAGCCCTGA
- the SCNM1 gene encoding sodium channel modifier 1: protein MSFKREGDDWSQLNVLKKRRVGDLLASYIPEDEALMLRDGRFACAICPHRPVLDTLAMLTAHRAGKKHLSSLQLFYGKKQPGKGMEQNPREQNELRREETKAEAPLLTQTRLITQSALHRAPHYNSCCRRKCRPEALRPSVSRSPLPPPEVEPQSGKISREPEPEAVSQTKESATVSSPAPMSPTRRRALDHYLTLRSSGWIPDGRGRWVKDENVEFDSDEEEPPDLPLD, encoded by the exons ATGTCTTTCAAGAGGGAAGGGGATGATTGGAGTCAACTCAATGTGCTCAAA AAACGAAGAGTTGGGGATCTGCTGGCCAGTTATATCCCAGAGGATGAGGCGCTGATGCTACGGGATGGACG ctTTGCTTGTGCCATATGTCCCCATCGACCTGTACTGGACACTTTGGCCATGCTGACTGCCCACCGTGCAGGCAAGAAACATCTGTCCA GCCTGCAGCTTTTCTATGGCAAGAAGCAGCCAGGAAAGGGCATGGAGCAGAATCCAAGAGAGCAGAATGAACTGAGGAGGGAAGAGACCAAAGCGGAG GCTCCTCTGTTAACCCAGACTCGACTTATCACCCAGAGTGCTCTGCACAGAGCTCCTCACTATAACAGTTGCTGCCGCCGGAAGTGCAG ACCAGAAGCCCTTCGTCCCTCTGTCTCTCGTTCCCCTTTGCCACCCCCAGAGGTTGAACCCCAAAGTGGGAAGATCAGTAGAGAACCTGAGCCTGAGGCTGTCTCACAGACCAAGGAGTCAGCAACTGTCTCATCCCCTGCACCTATGAGCCCCACAAGAAGACGGGCCCTGGATCATTACCTCACCCTTCGAAG CTCTGGATGGATCCCAGATGGACGAGGTCGATGGGTAAAAGATGAAAATGTTGAGTTTGACTCTGATGAAGAGGAACCCCCTGATCTCCCCTTGGACTGA
- the VPS72 gene encoding vacuolar protein sorting-associated protein 72 homolog isoform X1: MSLAGGRAPRKTAGNRLSGLLEAEEEDEFYQTTYGGFTEESGDDEYQGDQSDTEDEVDSDFDIDEGDEPSSDGEAEEPRRKRRVVTKAYKEPLKSLRPRKVSTPAGSSQKTREEKALLPLELQDDGSDSRKSMRQSTAEHTRQTFLRVQERQGQSRRRKGPHCERPLTQEELLREAKITEELNLRSLETYERLEADKKKQVHKKRKCPGPIITYHSVTVPLVGEPGPKEENVDVEGLDPAPTASAVTPRAGTGPVIPPARCSRTFITFSDDATFEEWFPQGRPPKVPVQEVCPVTHRPALYRDPVTDIPYATARAFKIIREAYKKYITAHGLPPTASALGPGPPPPEPLPGSGPRALRQKIVIK; the protein is encoded by the exons ATGAGCTTGGCTGGGGGCCGGGCCCCCCGGAAGACCGCGGGGAACCGACTTTCTGGGCTcctggaggcagaggaggaagatgagTTCTACCAGACGACTTATGGGGGTTTCACAGAG GAATCAGGAGATGATGAGTATCAAGGAGACCAGTCAGACACAGAGGATGAGGTGGACTCTGACTTCGACATCGACGAAGGGGATGAGCCATCCAGTGATGGAGAAGCAGAAGAGCCAAGAAGGAAGCGCCGAGTAGTCACCAAAGCATATAAG GAGCCTCTGAAGAGCTTGAGGCCTCGAAAGGTCAGCACCCCAGCTGGTAGCTCTCAGAAGACCCGAGAAGAGAAGGCGCTGCTTCCACTAGAACTACAGGATGATGGCTCTGACA GTCGGAAGTCCATGCGGCAATCTACAGCTGAGCACACACGACAAACATTCCTTCGGGTACAAGAGAGGCAAGGCCAGTCACGGCGGCGAAAGGGGCCCCACTGTGAGCGGCCACTGACCCAGGAGGAGCTGCTCAGAGAGGCCAAGATCACAGAAGAGCTCAACTTACGTTCACTGG AGACATATGAGCGGCTTGAGGCTGACAAAAAGAAGCAGGTCCACAAGAAGCGGAAGTGCCCTGGGCCCATAATCACCTACCATTCAGTGACGGTGCCACTAGTTGGGGAGCCAGGCCCTAAAGAAGAGAATGTCGACGTAGAAGG ACTTGATCCTGCTCCCACAGCTTCTGCAGTGACTCCCCGTGCTGGGACTGGACCCGTCATCCCTCCTGCTCGCTGCTCACGTACCTTCATCACTTTTAGTGACGATGCGACGTTTGAGGAATGGTTTCCCCAAGGGCGGCCTCCAAAGGTCCCTGTTCAGGAGGTCTGCCCAGTGACCCATCGCCCAGCCCTGTACCGGGACCCTGTTACAGACATACCCTATGCCACTGCTCGAGCCTTCAAGATCATCCGTGAGGCCTACAAGAAGTACATCACTGCCCATGGACTGCCGCCCACTGCTTcagccctgggccctggcccACCACCTCCTGAGCCCCTCCCTGGCTCTGGCCCCCGAGCCTTGCGCCAGAAAATTGTCATCAAATGA
- the TNFAIP8L2 gene encoding tumor necrosis factor alpha-induced protein 8-like protein 2, protein MEPFSSKSLALQAEKKLLSKVAGRSVAHLFVDETSSEVLDELYRVSKEYTHSRPQAQRVIKDLIKVAVKVAVLHRSGCFSSSELALATRFRQKLRQGAMTALSFGEVDFTFEAAVLAGLLTECRDVLLELVERHLTPKSHGRIRHVFDHFSDPGLLTALYGPDYTQHLGKICDGLRKLLDEGKL, encoded by the coding sequence ATGGAGCCCTTCAGTTCAAAGAGTCTGGCGCTGCAAGCAGAGAAGAAGCTACTGAGTAAGGTGGCAGGTCGGTCTGTGGCTCATCTCTTTGTCGATGAGACGAGCAGCGAGGTGCTAGACGAGCTCTACCGTGTGtccaaagaatacacacacagcAGGCCCCAGGCCCAGCGGGTTATCAAGGACCTGATCAAGGTGGCTGTCAAGGTGGCCGTGCTGCACCGCAGTGGCTGCTTCAGCTCCAGCGAGCTGGCCTTGGCTACCCGCTTTCGCCAGAAGCTGCGGCAGGGCGCCATGACCGCACTCAGCTTCGGTGAGGTGGACTTCACCTTTGAGGCTGCTGTGCTGGCCGGCCTGCTGACCGAGTGCCGGGATGTACTGCTGGAGCTGGTGGAGCGCCACCTCACACCCAAGTCACATGGCCGCATCCGCCACGTGTTCGATCACTTCTCTGACCCAGGCCTGCTCACGGCCCTCTATGGGCCTGACTACACTCAGCACCTTGGCAAGATCTGTGATGGGCTCAGGAAGCTGCTGGATGAAGGGAAGCTCTGA
- the LYSMD1 gene encoding lysM and putative peptidoglycan-binding domain-containing protein 1 — protein MASPSRQAPLGGSGLLQGSRARSYGSLVQSACSPVRERRLEHQLTPGDTLAGLALKYGVTMEQIKRANRLYTNDSIFLKKTLYIPILTEPRDLFNGLDSEEEKDGEEEVQPSKDEVGPHSAEKKKQETGSGHANGEVLPTPGQEPPIHDLSASDFLKKLDSQISLSKKAAAQKLKKGESGIPGEDSGLHLSSPRMQQRAVLGPVPLTQTSRTQTLRDEEDEIFKL, from the exons ATGGCTTCTCCCTCTAGACAGGCCCCCCTTGGCGGGTCAGGACTGCTTCAAGGGAGCCGGGCTCGTTCTTATGGAAGCCTGGTGCAGTCTGCCTGCTCCCCGGTGAGGGAAAGACGCCTGGAGCATCAGTTGACGCCCGGAGACACCCTGGCTGGACTAGCACTCAAATACGGGGTGACG atggaacAGATTAAGCGTGCAAACCGCCTTTATACTAATGACTCGATCTTCCTGAAGAAAACCCTCTACATCCCCATCCTGACAGAACCCAGAGACCTGTTCAATGGTTTGGATTCTGAGGaagagaaggatggagaggaagaggtACAGCCAAGTAAGGATGAAGTTGGGCCACACTCAGCTGAGAAGAAGAAACAAGAGACGGGTTCGGGACATGCCAATGGTGAAGTCCTTCCCACCCCTGGCCAGGAGCCCCCCATTCACGACCTCTCTGCCTCTGATTTCCTTAAGAAGCTTGATTCACAGATCAGCTTGTCAAAGAAGGCTGCTGCCCAGAAGCTgaaaaagggggaaagtgg GATACCTGGGGAGGATTCAGGTCTTCACCTGAGCTCTCCTCGGATGCAGCAACGAGCAGTCCTAGGTCCCGTGCCGCTGACCCAGACCTCTCGGACCCAGACACTTCGGGACGAGGAGGATGAAATCTTCAAACTCTGA
- the TMOD4 gene encoding tropomodulin-4 isoform X2, whose translation MSSYQKELEKYRDIDEDEILRTLSPEELEQLDCELQDMDPENMLLPAGLRQRDQTKKSPTGPLDREALLQYLEQQALEVKERDDLVPYTGEKKGKPYIQPKREIPVQEQVTLEPELEEALANATDAEMCDIAAILGMYTLMSNKQYYDAICSGEICNTEGISSVVQPDKYKPVPDEPPNPTNIEEILKSVRSNDKELEEVNLNNIQDIPIPMLTELCEAMKTNTHVRSFSLVATRSGDPVASAVADMLRENRSLQSLNIESNFISSTGLMAVLKAVRENATLTELRVDNQRQWPGDTVEMEMATVLEQCPSIVRFGYHFTQQGPRTRAAQAMTRNNELRRQQKKR comes from the exons ATGTCATCGTATCAGAAGGAACTGGAGAAATACAGAGACATAGATGAAGATGAGATCCTGAGGACCTTGAGCCCTGAGGAGCTAGAGCAGCTGGACTGCGAACTACAGGACATGGACCCCGAG AACATGCTCCTGCCAGCTGGACTAAGACAACGTGACCAGACAAAGAAGAGCCCAACGGGGCCGCTGGACCGAGAGGCCCTTTTGCAGTACCTGGAACAGCAGGCACTAGAGGTCAAAGAGCGTGATGACTTGGTTCCCTACACAGGCGAGAAGAAGG GGAAACCCTATATTCAGCCCAAGAGAGAAATTCCAGTCCAGGAGCAGGTCACTCTGGAGCCTGAGCTGGAGGAGGCACTGGCCAACGCCACAGATGCTGAGATGTGTGATATAGCAG CCATTCTGGGCATGTACACACTGATGAGCAACAAGCAATACTATGATGCTATCTGCAGCGGAGAAATCTGCAACACTGAAGGCATTAGCA GTGTGGTGCAGCCTGACAAGTATAAGCCAGTGCCAGATGAGCCCCCAAATCCCACAAACATCGAGGAGATACTGAAGAGTGTTCGAAGCAATGACAAGGAGCTGGAGGAGGTGAACCTCAATAATATCCAG GACATCCCGATACCCATGCTAACTGAGCTGTGTGAAGCAATGAAGACAAATACCCATGTCCGGAGCTTCAGTCTGGTGGCCACAAGGAGTGGTGACCCCGTTGCCAGT GCGGTGGCTGACATGTTGCGTGAGAATCGTAGCCTCCAGAGCCTGAACATTGAATCCAACTTCATTAGCAGCACAGGGCTCATGGCTGTGCTGAAGGCAGTTCGGGAAAACGCCACACTCACTGAGCTCCGCGTAGACAACCAG CGCCAGTGGCCTGGCGACacagtggagatggagatggcCACCGTGCTTGAACAGTGCCCCTCCATTGTCCGCTTTGGCTACCACTTTACACAGCAGGGGCCACGAACTCGGGCAGCCCAGGCCATGACCCGGAACAATGAACTGC GTCGCCAGCAAAAGAAGAGATAA